The following proteins are encoded in a genomic region of Mahella australiensis 50-1 BON:
- the abc-f gene encoding ribosomal protection-like ABC-F family protein, which translates to MLLLHAQNVKKYYGDRLILEFDDLKVYDGDRIGIVGLNGAGKTTLMEILTGNIIPDEGNVRRFTDLAYIKQFGTTDDKADGYMAKEFGIKDKDIRYLSGGERTRLKIANQLNKTAGLLFADEPTSNLDIDGISLIEKKLMAYNGALLLISHDRELLDKLCNSILEIENGKVKCYLGNYSSYKQQKDAERERQEFEYEQYVNEKKKLETTINALSNKAGSIKNAPKRMGNSEARLHKRNATETQEKLHKSVKAMQTRLEKLDIKDKPRALESIKIEFNPVGRPGSKILIKGEDISLNFGNRVLFNKLNFEVANGSKTALIGKNGVGKTTLIKMIISGHPKIKVAAGVQMAYFSQEMEMLDPNQTILENVMKGSRCSQWMARTILARLLFKRDDVYKKVAVLSGGERVKLSIAKLLLSDANLLILDEPTNYLDLFSMEALQSVLKEYEGTMLFTSHDRRFVDSIADRIIIIDNGTAKMFDGNYTEYLNESERAMSSKNTEGNIKRQEEELILRMRLASIAGKLSKPGKNDNVEQLDAEFKRIVSQLKDLDGKTL; encoded by the coding sequence ATGTTATTGCTACATGCACAAAATGTTAAAAAATACTATGGCGATAGGCTCATATTGGAATTTGATGATCTGAAAGTATACGATGGCGATAGGATAGGCATAGTAGGACTCAACGGAGCAGGCAAGACTACGCTTATGGAAATACTTACTGGTAATATAATTCCTGATGAGGGGAATGTAAGACGCTTTACTGATTTAGCATATATAAAGCAATTCGGGACAACCGATGATAAGGCGGATGGTTATATGGCGAAGGAATTTGGCATCAAAGATAAAGACATCCGCTATTTGAGCGGTGGAGAACGAACGAGATTAAAGATTGCCAATCAACTGAACAAAACTGCTGGCCTGCTGTTTGCCGACGAGCCAACATCTAACCTGGATATAGACGGCATATCGCTTATAGAGAAAAAACTCATGGCATATAATGGTGCTTTGCTTTTAATATCACATGACCGTGAATTGCTCGATAAGCTATGCAACAGTATCCTAGAGATTGAAAATGGCAAAGTAAAATGTTACTTGGGTAATTATAGTAGCTATAAACAGCAGAAGGATGCCGAGAGGGAGAGACAGGAATTCGAATATGAGCAGTATGTGAATGAAAAGAAAAAACTTGAGACAACGATAAATGCTCTGAGCAATAAAGCAGGGAGTATAAAAAACGCTCCAAAAAGGATGGGCAATTCCGAAGCGCGATTGCATAAAAGAAACGCAACTGAGACGCAGGAAAAGCTGCATAAATCAGTTAAGGCTATGCAGACACGTCTTGAAAAATTAGATATTAAAGATAAGCCTAGGGCATTGGAAAGTATAAAAATAGAATTTAATCCTGTTGGCCGTCCAGGAAGCAAGATCCTTATCAAGGGAGAAGATATTAGTTTGAATTTTGGGAACCGAGTATTATTCAATAAGTTGAATTTTGAAGTGGCTAATGGTTCCAAAACAGCTCTAATTGGTAAGAACGGCGTGGGTAAGACTACACTCATAAAGATGATAATATCAGGACATCCAAAGATAAAAGTTGCTGCTGGAGTGCAGATGGCATATTTTAGCCAAGAGATGGAAATGTTGGATCCGAATCAGACCATTTTAGAAAATGTTATGAAAGGAAGCCGTTGTTCGCAATGGATGGCAAGGACAATTTTAGCTCGGTTATTATTTAAGAGAGATGATGTATATAAAAAAGTAGCTGTATTAAGCGGCGGAGAAAGGGTCAAATTATCAATCGCAAAATTGCTTTTGTCCGATGCCAACCTACTCATATTAGACGAACCGACTAATTACCTGGATCTATTTTCAATGGAGGCATTGCAATCGGTACTCAAAGAGTATGAAGGCACAATGCTGTTTACATCACATGACAGGCGGTTTGTGGATAGCATAGCGGATAGAATAATTATTATCGACAATGGGACGGCTAAAATGTTTGATGGCAATTATACGGAGTACTTGAATGAATCGGAACGAGCTATGTCCAGCAAAAACACAGAGGGAAATATAAAGCGTCAAGAGGAAGAGTTGATATTGCGGATGAGGCTGGCATCGATAGCTGGGAAGCTTTCTAAGCCTGGGAAAAACGATAATGTCGAGCAACTGGATGCTGAGTTTAAACGCATAGTTTCGCAATTAAAGGATCTCGATGGTAAAACATTATAA
- a CDS encoding glycoside hydrolase family 172 protein — MDFNELGTDLGNLYKLSDAKTRSISPENFTGEKGKGGMAFDGTGINAARDLGRGWKISPSIKIGPGETFLLADIGGPGAIQHIWMTVTGQWRFSILRIYWDDQDIPSVECPVGDFFACGWNKYAQISSLAVCVNPGSAFNCYWVMPFRKHCKITITNIDEEDTMVYYQIDYALADVPDDSAYFHAQFRRVNPLPYKQVYTILDGVIGKGQYVGTYMAWGVNNTGWWGEGEIKFYMDGDKEFPTICGTGTEDYFCGSYNFDVGKENGGYREFITPYSGLAQVIRPDGLYSSQTRFSLYRWHITDPIRFNQDLRVTIQALGWRSGGRYLPLQDDMASVAYWYQTLPTVPFPSLPDKDYLEII, encoded by the coding sequence ATGGATTTTAATGAATTAGGAACGGATCTAGGTAATTTATATAAGCTTTCAGATGCAAAAACTCGTTCAATAAGCCCGGAAAATTTTACGGGAGAAAAAGGCAAAGGAGGTATGGCGTTTGACGGTACTGGGATAAACGCCGCCAGAGATTTAGGCCGAGGCTGGAAAATATCTCCCTCTATTAAGATAGGACCAGGTGAAACGTTTTTGCTGGCCGATATAGGAGGGCCTGGAGCTATACAACATATATGGATGACGGTCACAGGTCAGTGGAGATTTAGCATATTAAGGATTTATTGGGATGATCAAGATATTCCGTCTGTTGAATGTCCTGTGGGAGATTTTTTTGCATGCGGATGGAATAAATATGCCCAAATTTCATCGCTGGCAGTATGCGTGAATCCTGGAAGCGCTTTTAACTGCTACTGGGTTATGCCGTTTCGCAAGCATTGTAAAATAACTATAACCAATATAGATGAAGAAGATACGATGGTCTATTACCAGATAGATTATGCGCTTGCCGATGTGCCCGATGATAGTGCTTACTTTCATGCTCAGTTCAGAAGAGTTAACCCCCTCCCTTATAAGCAAGTGTATACCATTTTAGATGGTGTTATCGGTAAGGGACAGTACGTAGGTACATATATGGCATGGGGAGTAAACAATACCGGATGGTGGGGAGAAGGCGAGATTAAGTTCTATATGGATGGAGATAAAGAATTTCCCACAATATGCGGTACAGGTACAGAGGATTACTTTTGCGGCTCCTACAATTTCGATGTGGGCAAGGAAAATGGGGGATACAGAGAGTTTATAACACCGTATTCGGGGCTGGCTCAGGTTATACGACCGGACGGCTTGTATTCATCGCAGACGCGATTTAGCCTATATCGGTGGCATATAACAGATCCCATACGTTTCAATCAAGACTTACGCGTCACTATTCAAGCATTAGGCTGGAGGTCTGGCGGAAGATATCTACCGCTTCAGGACGACATGGCTTCGGTAGCTTACTGGTACCAGACTCTACCTACTGTTCCGTTCCCGTCGCTGCCCGATAAAGATTATTTAGAGATAATATAA
- a CDS encoding transcription termination/antitermination NusG family protein, producing the protein MESESYAKNEISLNNWYVLFVMTGQEDNVRKRLEYSFGSETIKPLLPRRILIERKGGKVHERVRTLFP; encoded by the coding sequence ATGGAGAGCGAATCGTATGCAAAGAACGAAATATCTTTAAATAATTGGTATGTGTTATTTGTAATGACCGGTCAGGAAGATAATGTACGCAAGAGGTTGGAGTACAGCTTTGGATCGGAAACGATAAAGCCTTTATTACCGCGGCGTATACTCATAGAGCGCAAAGGCGGTAAAGTACATGAGAGGGTGCGTACGTTATTCCCATGA
- a CDS encoding KOW motif-containing protein, whose product MQPLLALTKASEIIGLSTCSLTDGRIIVLNGPLKGYEGIIVSVDKRKGRAKVRMNIMGYERLVDLGLNIIGLV is encoded by the coding sequence ATGCAACCGCTGTTGGCATTAACCAAAGCGTCTGAGATTATAGGCCTTTCTACCTGTTCCTTGACAGATGGACGCATAATTGTCTTAAATGGTCCACTTAAAGGATATGAAGGCATCATAGTAAGCGTTGATAAACGCAAAGGAAGGGCTAAAGTGAGGATGAATATAATGGGATATGAACGCCTGGTTGACCTAGGGCTCAATATAATAGGGCTGGTATAG
- a CDS encoding ACT domain-containing protein produces MVEKNIYFLVDSAVLPKVFTDVVEAKKLLQSGKAKTINEAVNSVGISRSAFYKYKDAVFQFTEGSRGKIITIALTLDHTPGVLSNVLNVIAKMGANVLTINQNIPIHGIANVTMAVDTKQLKAESDRLISELEGLHGVEKIELLAEE; encoded by the coding sequence ATGGTGGAGAAAAACATATACTTTTTGGTAGATAGCGCTGTATTGCCCAAAGTTTTCACAGATGTGGTAGAAGCTAAAAAATTGCTGCAAAGCGGTAAAGCCAAAACCATAAATGAAGCCGTTAATAGTGTGGGTATAAGCCGCAGTGCGTTCTATAAATATAAAGATGCTGTTTTCCAATTTACTGAGGGTAGCCGAGGTAAGATAATAACTATAGCATTGACGTTGGATCATACGCCCGGCGTTTTGTCAAACGTACTCAATGTTATAGCGAAAATGGGGGCCAATGTGCTTACCATAAATCAAAATATACCTATACATGGTATAGCCAACGTAACTATGGCTGTGGATACTAAACAGCTTAAAGCCGAGAGCGATAGGCTTATTTCAGAGCTGGAAGGACTTCATGGTGTTGAGAAAATAGAGCTGTTAGCAGAAGAATAA
- a CDS encoding homoserine dehydrogenase yields MAYVAVMGHGTVGSGVVEVLRKNKDSIEKKAGESIILKKILDRRSFPDLPYSDLFTTDAEEILNDDEIQVIVEVMGGVEPAYTYVKRALSSGKHVVTSNKELVAEHGAELLRLARDRDVNFFFEASVGGGIPIIRPLNQCLAANEISEIIGILNGTTNYILTQMRLHGKTFEQALKDAQEKGYAESDPSNDIDGYDAARKIAILASIAFNRAVSYRDVYTEGISTITRLDMIYADEMDYAIKLIAMCKDMGDKLMARVSPLMIPKSSPLATVDDAFNAILVRGDVIGDVMFYGMGAGKLPTASAVVADVIDAVKHLKTRKKEVWADSEGYPVMDINDVKSRYFIRAAYKDRSDAVNAVRELFGDVNLVFCNDPIVKDEFGFISDEEPESMLNDKMAILSDNDAVSAVINRIRVEDNL; encoded by the coding sequence ATGGCATATGTGGCCGTAATGGGACATGGAACAGTTGGGTCAGGCGTAGTAGAAGTGCTACGCAAAAATAAAGATAGTATAGAAAAGAAGGCTGGCGAGAGCATAATATTGAAGAAAATATTGGATAGAAGGTCGTTTCCAGATCTACCGTATAGCGATCTTTTTACCACTGATGCCGAAGAGATATTAAACGATGATGAGATACAGGTTATTGTAGAAGTAATGGGCGGTGTTGAGCCGGCATACACCTATGTTAAACGCGCGCTCAGCAGCGGCAAGCATGTGGTAACATCCAACAAGGAACTTGTGGCTGAACATGGCGCAGAGTTGCTTCGGTTGGCTAGGGACCGCGATGTGAATTTCTTTTTTGAGGCTAGTGTAGGCGGCGGCATACCGATAATACGTCCTCTTAATCAGTGCCTGGCAGCTAATGAAATATCCGAGATCATCGGCATATTAAACGGTACTACCAATTATATATTGACGCAGATGCGCTTGCATGGTAAAACGTTTGAGCAGGCTTTAAAGGATGCTCAAGAAAAAGGATATGCCGAAAGCGATCCATCAAATGATATCGATGGTTATGATGCTGCTCGTAAAATAGCCATACTTGCTTCTATAGCGTTTAATAGAGCGGTTAGTTACAGAGATGTGTATACGGAAGGCATATCTACTATAACGCGGTTGGACATGATCTATGCCGATGAAATGGACTATGCTATAAAGTTGATAGCAATGTGCAAGGATATGGGAGATAAGCTCATGGCCAGGGTATCGCCACTTATGATCCCCAAGAGCAGTCCTCTGGCCACCGTAGATGATGCTTTTAACGCTATATTGGTGCGCGGAGATGTTATAGGGGATGTAATGTTCTACGGCATGGGTGCAGGTAAATTGCCAACGGCCAGTGCGGTAGTGGCTGATGTGATAGATGCGGTTAAGCACTTGAAAACGCGCAAAAAAGAGGTATGGGCGGACAGCGAAGGTTACCCTGTTATGGATATAAATGACGTTAAAAGCCGGTATTTCATAAGGGCGGCATATAAAGATAGGTCGGATGCTGTAAACGCTGTGAGAGAATTATTCGGAGATGTAAACTTGGTATTTTGCAATGACCCCATAGTAAAGGATGAATTTGGCTTTATATCCGATGAAGAACCTGAATCCATGCTTAACGACAAGATGGCTATATTAAGCGACAATGATGCTGTCAGCGCTGTTATAAACCGTATACGAGTAGAAGACAATTTATAG
- the thrC gene encoding threonine synthase yields the protein MMWKGLIDRYRDYLPVNDATPVITLNEGDTPLIKAHNIEKELGGIELYLKYEGLNPTGSFKDRGMTMAISKAAEEGSNTVMCASTGNTSASAAAYAARAGMRCIVLIPNNKIALGKLAQAMAYGAEIVAIDGNFDQALQLVREITSSHPITLVNSINPFRIEGQKTGAFEVCDQLEGAPAYLAIPVGNAGNITAYWKGFKQYYEGGVISVLPKMLGFQAAGAAPIVENRVIEHPETIATAIRIGNPASWKGASNAITESEGHIDKVTDDEILEAYKLLASAEGVFAEPASCASVAGVIKLSRRGFFKRGQRVVCILTGNGLKDPDTAISLGGQPKVWPADLKVLERELLA from the coding sequence ATTATGTGGAAAGGACTTATAGATAGATACAGAGATTATTTGCCGGTAAACGATGCTACGCCGGTTATAACACTGAATGAAGGCGATACGCCGCTTATAAAGGCGCATAATATAGAGAAAGAATTGGGTGGCATAGAGCTTTATCTGAAATATGAGGGATTAAATCCTACCGGTTCATTTAAAGATAGGGGAATGACTATGGCTATATCCAAAGCTGCAGAAGAAGGGTCTAATACCGTTATGTGCGCCTCTACCGGCAATACGTCGGCATCTGCAGCTGCTTATGCGGCCAGGGCTGGTATGCGCTGCATAGTGCTTATACCCAATAATAAAATAGCATTGGGCAAATTAGCTCAAGCAATGGCATATGGTGCGGAAATAGTGGCTATAGACGGTAATTTCGACCAAGCATTGCAGCTGGTAAGAGAAATAACTTCATCACATCCCATAACGCTTGTAAATTCCATAAACCCGTTCCGCATAGAAGGCCAAAAGACGGGGGCATTCGAGGTATGTGACCAACTCGAGGGGGCACCGGCCTATTTGGCAATACCGGTTGGCAATGCCGGCAATATAACAGCTTATTGGAAGGGATTTAAACAATATTATGAAGGCGGAGTTATAAGTGTGCTTCCTAAAATGTTGGGTTTTCAAGCGGCCGGTGCAGCGCCTATAGTGGAGAATAGGGTAATAGAGCATCCAGAGACCATTGCAACGGCTATACGTATAGGTAATCCGGCTAGTTGGAAGGGAGCAAGCAATGCTATAACGGAATCCGAGGGCCATATAGATAAAGTAACCGACGATGAGATACTTGAAGCTTATAAGCTACTGGCGAGTGCCGAAGGCGTATTTGCAGAGCCTGCATCATGCGCTTCTGTGGCAGGTGTTATAAAATTATCACGCCGTGGATTTTTCAAGAGAGGTCAGCGCGTTGTCTGTATTTTGACGGGCAACGGTTTAAAAGATCCAGATACTGCTATAAGCTTAGGCGGTCAGCCTAAAGTATGGCCAGCTGATTTAAAGGTATTGGAACGAGAACTGCTCGCTTAA
- the thrB gene encoding homoserine kinase, with protein sequence MIRVKVPATSANMGAGFDCLGIALDLYNIIEAEEIESGLKITIPESDRGYIETDERNLVFISMKRLFDEVGYRPKGLHINLINNIPITRGLGSSAACIAGGLVAANELIGCPLNKNDIIYLAAKMDGHPDNVLPALIGGMTVACIVEGEVKYVRIDLPDCIKLLVMVPDFQLPTSKARAILPQNVPLQDAVFNISRAALLTASLITGRLDNLPAAVDDRLHQPYRKGLIPHWNEIMSKMAELGTKGTFLSGAGPTLIAIMDKDYDKIRTEMDKFLAAFEQHWDVYVMDVCRYGVELLAQGKGEIVCR encoded by the coding sequence ATGATTAGAGTAAAAGTGCCGGCTACAAGTGCGAATATGGGAGCCGGATTCGATTGTTTGGGTATAGCTTTGGATTTATATAATATAATAGAAGCAGAGGAAATAGAAAGTGGCCTTAAAATAACTATACCAGAATCGGATAGGGGATATATAGAAACCGATGAACGAAATTTAGTCTTCATATCGATGAAGCGCTTGTTCGATGAGGTGGGATATCGACCTAAAGGCCTGCATATCAATCTTATAAACAATATACCCATCACGCGCGGTTTGGGTAGTAGCGCAGCATGTATAGCCGGAGGTTTGGTTGCTGCAAATGAATTAATAGGATGCCCGCTGAATAAAAATGATATAATATATTTGGCGGCTAAAATGGACGGTCATCCGGACAATGTACTGCCTGCGCTTATAGGAGGCATGACAGTGGCATGTATAGTAGAGGGAGAAGTCAAGTATGTGCGCATAGACCTGCCAGATTGTATAAAGCTGCTGGTTATGGTACCCGACTTTCAGTTGCCCACCTCGAAGGCACGCGCCATATTGCCTCAGAATGTGCCGTTGCAGGATGCGGTATTTAATATAAGCCGAGCAGCTTTGCTGACGGCATCGCTTATAACGGGCCGGTTGGATAATTTGCCGGCAGCTGTAGATGACAGGTTGCATCAACCTTACCGAAAGGGCCTCATACCTCACTGGAATGAGATAATGTCCAAAATGGCAGAACTAGGAACAAAAGGTACTTTCTTGAGCGGCGCCGGGCCCACTTTGATAGCAATAATGGATAAGGACTATGATAAGATACGAACAGAAATGGATAAATTTTTAGCTGCTTTTGAACAGCATTGGGATGTATATGTAATGGATGTTTGCCGTTATGGCGTAGAATTGCTTGCACAAGGGAAAGGAGAGATAGTTTGTCGTTAA
- a CDS encoding aspartate kinase, producing MSLIVQKYGGSSVANAERLMNVAGRIKAAKEAGNDIVVVVSAQGDTTDHLMDMAMEINSNPSKRELDMLLSTGEQISIALLAMAIEALGLPVISLTGQQVGIKTSNLHTNARIEAIDGSRIRKELDGGKIVIVAGFQGMDDNDDITTLGRGGSDTTAVALAAALNADMCEIYTDVDGVYTADPRLVPEARKLADISYDEMLEMASLGAKVLHNRSVELAKNFNVPLVVKCSFNSNDGTYVREESIVEKMVIKGVAHDVDIARIAVIGVADKPGMAHKLFKALADQGINVDIILQSIGRGGTKDISFTVSKSNLKQAVDIIKGLLDELGATDVKYAEDIAKISVVGAGMANNPGIASLMFEALAEEGINIEMISTSEIKISCLIPKEDIERAVKAVHKKFRLDSVA from the coding sequence TTGTCGTTAATAGTTCAAAAATATGGTGGTTCATCAGTGGCCAATGCCGAGCGTTTAATGAATGTGGCCGGAAGGATAAAAGCTGCTAAGGAGGCCGGAAACGATATAGTGGTAGTGGTCTCAGCACAAGGCGATACTACAGATCACTTAATGGATATGGCCATGGAAATAAATTCTAATCCATCCAAGCGCGAATTAGACATGTTGCTTTCTACCGGTGAACAGATATCTATAGCGTTGCTAGCGATGGCTATAGAAGCCTTAGGATTACCAGTTATCTCGCTGACAGGCCAGCAGGTGGGCATAAAAACCAGTAATTTGCACACCAATGCCCGAATAGAGGCCATAGATGGCAGCCGTATACGCAAGGAGCTAGACGGTGGCAAGATAGTGATAGTAGCCGGTTTTCAGGGCATGGATGATAATGACGATATAACCACCCTTGGTAGGGGTGGTTCAGATACTACTGCAGTAGCATTAGCTGCAGCTCTAAACGCTGATATGTGTGAAATATACACCGATGTGGATGGGGTATATACTGCTGACCCTCGTTTAGTACCAGAGGCCCGTAAGCTGGCTGATATATCATATGATGAGATGTTGGAAATGGCTAGCCTTGGAGCAAAGGTATTGCACAACCGCTCGGTAGAGCTGGCCAAGAATTTTAACGTTCCTTTAGTTGTAAAATGCAGCTTTAATAGTAATGATGGCACATATGTAAGGGAGGAATCAATTGTGGAAAAGATGGTAATCAAGGGCGTAGCCCATGATGTTGATATAGCCCGTATAGCGGTTATAGGGGTAGCTGATAAACCTGGTATGGCGCATAAGCTTTTTAAAGCACTGGCTGACCAAGGGATAAACGTGGATATAATATTGCAGAGCATAGGGCGTGGTGGTACAAAAGATATATCGTTCACGGTGAGTAAGTCAAATTTGAAGCAAGCTGTAGATATTATAAAGGGCCTATTGGATGAGCTCGGTGCTACTGATGTTAAGTATGCAGAGGATATAGCCAAGATATCCGTGGTAGGTGCTGGTATGGCCAATAATCCCGGGATAGCGTCCCTTATGTTCGAAGCATTGGCTGAAGAAGGTATAAATATAGAAATGATAAGCACGTCGGAAATAAAGATATCCTGTTTGATACCCAAAGAAGATATAGAAAGAGCGGTGAAAGCAGTTCACAAAAAATTTCGGTTGGATTCTGTTGCTTGA
- a CDS encoding MATE family efflux transporter, producing MAKFREILAPKDMTQGRPWKRIVEFAIPMLIGNIAQQLYNTVDSIVVGKYIGDNALAAVGSAFPVLNLLLVFFVGIATGSGIMVAQYFGAKYREGLSRSIGVSITLTAIMSLIIMIIGPLITRPMLMLLNTPETILNWSSEYLIIFFVGIAGFSYFNILSGILRGLGDSVSALVFLLVSTAINVLLDIWFVAGLNMGVGGVALATIIAQSISAILCFRKLMQMNEFFDLNFEMLKPLKQYTVKLINLGLPSGLTQAIFSLAMIVVQSLTNSFGEMVIACNVIVMRVDGFAMMPNFTFGNAMTTFVGQNIGANRMDRVEEGVRDGTKIAVGVSAAITVIILIFGKHLMYLFTDTVELVDLSMHMMRILAIGYVAVAVTQSLSGVMRGAGDTMTPMWLSLITTIVLRLPLAYGIAYFTRNEAYPVGRPESLFISLVIAWVAGAVITTIFYRKGKWKDKRIIENIA from the coding sequence ATGGCAAAGTTTAGAGAGATTCTTGCCCCGAAGGATATGACTCAAGGGAGACCTTGGAAGAGAATTGTGGAGTTCGCCATACCGATGTTGATAGGCAATATAGCTCAGCAACTTTATAACACGGTTGATTCTATCGTTGTTGGAAAATATATTGGCGATAATGCGCTTGCGGCAGTAGGAAGCGCTTTCCCAGTATTAAATCTTTTGCTTGTATTTTTTGTAGGCATCGCGACGGGTTCGGGGATAATGGTTGCACAATATTTTGGAGCAAAATATCGGGAAGGGCTCTCTCGTTCAATTGGTGTATCCATTACACTCACTGCTATAATGTCGTTGATAATTATGATTATAGGGCCGCTGATTACTCGGCCTATGCTCATGCTTCTCAATACGCCGGAGACAATATTAAACTGGAGCAGCGAGTATCTTATAATCTTCTTTGTCGGTATAGCGGGTTTCTCTTACTTTAATATATTATCTGGCATTTTACGCGGATTAGGGGACTCTGTTTCGGCACTCGTATTTCTTTTGGTTTCTACTGCTATTAATGTATTGTTAGACATATGGTTTGTTGCGGGCCTTAATATGGGCGTCGGAGGGGTGGCATTGGCAACTATAATAGCTCAGAGCATATCGGCCATCTTATGTTTTAGGAAGCTAATGCAAATGAATGAGTTCTTTGATCTAAATTTTGAAATGTTAAAGCCTCTAAAGCAATATACCGTTAAGCTTATAAACCTTGGTTTACCGTCTGGATTGACCCAGGCTATATTTTCTTTGGCAATGATTGTTGTGCAGTCGTTGACCAATAGTTTCGGAGAAATGGTGATTGCATGCAATGTTATTGTCATGCGTGTGGATGGATTTGCTATGATGCCTAATTTTACCTTTGGCAATGCGATGACTACATTTGTCGGTCAGAACATAGGGGCCAACAGAATGGACAGGGTGGAAGAAGGTGTTCGAGACGGCACAAAAATAGCGGTAGGAGTTTCTGCTGCTATAACTGTTATTATTCTAATATTCGGTAAACACCTCATGTATCTATTTACTGATACGGTTGAACTGGTGGATCTTAGCATGCATATGATGCGCATTCTCGCGATAGGTTACGTTGCGGTGGCGGTGACTCAGAGCTTATCGGGTGTGATGCGCGGTGCCGGTGATACTATGACGCCGATGTGGCTCTCGCTTATTACTACGATTGTTCTGCGATTGCCGCTTGCTTATGGGATTGCTTATTTCACAAGGAATGAAGCTTATCCTGTGGGAAGACCTGAATCACTTTTTATATCGCTTGTCATTGCATGGGTGGCAGGTGCAGTTATTACAACGATCTTTTATAGGAAAGGCAAGTGGAAAGACAAAAGGATTATAGAAAATATAGCGTAA
- the nadD gene encoding nicotinate-nucleotide adenylyltransferase gives MHRIGLMGGTFDPIHYGHLVTAEEIRDKFNLEKVIFVPSGHPPHKIERHVSDQEHRYLMTFLATAPNPFFEVSRMEIDRQGPTYTIDTIKQFKAEYGDEYEFYFITGADAIFEILTWKDAEQLLGLCEFIAATRPGFSNNDIRDQLEHITSRYGKEVYSVEVPSLAISSTDIRQRTREGRPIKYLLPESVEYYIKKCNLYVNRDV, from the coding sequence ATGCATAGAATAGGGCTGATGGGTGGCACTTTCGACCCCATACATTATGGCCATTTGGTTACGGCTGAAGAAATTCGGGATAAATTCAATTTAGAAAAAGTGATATTTGTGCCGTCTGGTCATCCGCCTCACAAGATAGAACGGCATGTATCCGACCAGGAACACAGATATTTGATGACGTTTCTGGCTACAGCTCCTAATCCCTTTTTTGAGGTATCACGCATGGAAATAGATCGGCAGGGGCCGACTTATACCATAGATACCATAAAGCAGTTTAAGGCCGAATATGGCGATGAATATGAGTTTTATTTTATTACAGGCGCTGATGCTATATTTGAGATATTGACGTGGAAAGATGCCGAACAATTGCTTGGGCTTTGCGAGTTTATAGCTGCGACGCGGCCAGGTTTCAGTAATAATGATATAAGGGATCAATTGGAACATATAACATCGCGATACGGTAAAGAGGTTTATTCGGTGGAGGTTCCGTCGCTGGCTATATCTTCTACCGATATAAGACAACGGACGCGCGAAGGGCGTCCGATAAAATATTTATTGCCGGAATCGGTGGAATATTATATAAAAAAATGCAATCTTTATGTTAATCGAGATGTATGA